A single genomic interval of Helicoverpa zea isolate HzStark_Cry1AcR chromosome 19, ilHelZeax1.1, whole genome shotgun sequence harbors:
- the LOC124639367 gene encoding uncharacterized protein LOC124639367 codes for MEFIFVQLFIFLLSTRLGTSDWVSEWMGPLQNQFKGLPSHRRSDPDLRMIQVTQEPEENKKMQLVDNSEPPKQPNQLSAINLKIKLEETLRTAKVLAETLKIQIADLIGRENVLKHAITNGRSGVSTLTVTTMSQVPRSYIIRDGRWTLCNGMIQFPLAGQANMFNGLFSEPRCIGREVATVQDPCVFNSIIKYDVVPTKRALEYKEDEYLCLKPTFNITLERYMSVTRQLVNETCKDGIVKSLAESNLECGLRILSEYSFYPHRSSAAASLPLEYCIEKDGSCKLIMAWHVSNSTIENFEFLKNEHNFKKYFIKNGPYIDHVI; via the exons ATGGAGTTTATTTTCGTtcaactatttatatttttattatcgaCGCGCTTGGGTACCTCGGACTGG GTTTCAGAATGGATGGGCCCATTACAAAATCAATT caAAGGGCTACCATCACATAGGAGGTCAGATCCAGATTTGAGGATGATTCAAGTGACTCAGGAGCCGGAAGAAAACAAAAAGATGCAGCTGGTTGATAACTCGGAACCTCCTAAACAGCCCAACCAGTTGTCAGCGATTAACTTGAAGATCAAATTAGAAGAGACGCTGCGAACTGCGAAGGTGTTAGCAGaaactttgaaaatacaaataGCCGATTTGATTGGTCGTGAGAATGTGTTGAAACACGCTATCACAAACGGCAG GTCAGGGGTCTCAACACTGACAGTAACGACAATGAGCCAGGTGCCTCGCTCCTACATCATTCGGGATGGACGCTGGACTCTTTGCAATGGAATGATACAGTTTCCGTTAGCTGGCCAGGCTAATATGTTCAACGGTTTGTTCTCGGAACCAAGATGCATCGGGAGAGAG GTAGCAACCGTCCAGGATCCATGTGTGTTCAACTCCATCATCAAATACGACGTGGTTCCTACCAAGAGGGCGCTTGAATACAAGGAGGACGAATACCTCTGCCTGAAGCCAACCTTCAACATCACGCTGGAGCGATACATGAGCGTCACCAGGCAACTCGTCAATGAGACGTGTAAAGATG GAATCGTCAAAAGCCTCGCTGAAAGTAACCTAGAATGTGGCTTAAGAATATTGTCTGAATACAGTTTCTATCCGCATAGAAGTTCAGCTGCCGCCTCTCTGCCCCTAGAATACTGCATCGAAAAGGATGGCTCCTGCAAACTCATCATGGCCTGGCACGTCTCTAACTCAACCATAGAGAACTTCGAGTTTTTGAAAAACGAACACAatttcaaaaagtatttcataaaaaatggaCCGTATATCGATcatgttatttaa